One stretch of Corvus hawaiiensis isolate bCorHaw1 chromosome 1, bCorHaw1.pri.cur, whole genome shotgun sequence DNA includes these proteins:
- the LOC125333164 gene encoding uncharacterized protein LOC125333164 produces the protein MGVGSAGSAAETKLEVVPGLEVMQEQRDAALGILSRFSLRVFPLWVFPARRGLPAPEGCGIRGENPTLGWQPATLEVPEGHGTRGRACAASLGMEGGDSRPREWRRLGWSALCKVTPGASAALPHSGNSRPSLIPVRHKEAGIGFWGGIWEGRGRELRFPEASTGPGCAGGGSQPRLGEICGCTFRAPGASRVPAAPQGSVFRVFPPNPAWTGGGRPLWLQEIPSGSHVTPSHHPGALLLLPQLAAPTLHFLGFFLKFFFLISGVGFFTPTLRETRSSRKSSQREYPGSSAAPREHLQGSPSIPPWPGRAGMELQMAPGPGWKFFHDFSWHLATPGGLCGPGATLPGEYGRYK, from the coding sequence ATGGGTGTGGGAAGCGCTGGGAGCGCCGCAGAGACAAAGCTGGAGGTTGTTCCGGGGCTGGAGGTGATGCAGGAGCAGCGGGATGCTGCCCTGGGAATTCTGTCCCGCTTTTCCCTGCGGGTTTTTCCCCTGTGGGTTTTCCCTGCCCGCAGGGGTCTCCCGGCTCCGGAGGGTTGCGGGATCCGGGGGGAAAATCCCACTCTGGGTTGGCAGCCGGCGACCTTGGAGGTGCCAGAGGGACACGGGACACGAGGCCGAGcttgtgctgcttccctggggatggagggaggcgATTCCCGGCCTCGGGAATGGCGAAGGCTCGGCTGGAGTGCCTTGTGCAAGGTCACTCCCGGAGCCTCGGCCGCCCTTCCCCACTCTGGCAATTCCCGGCCGAGTCTGATCCCAGTGCGGCACAAGGAAGCAGGGATcgggttttggggggggatttgggaagggagaggcCGGGAGCTGCGTTTTCCAGAGGCCTCCACGGGGCCTGGATGTGCTGGCGGCGGGAGCCAGCCCCGGCTGGGGGAGATCTGCGGCTGCACCTTCCGCGCTCCCGGCGCTTCCCgcgtccctgctgctccccagggctcagttttccgtgtttttcccccaaaccctgCCTGGACAGGAGGGGGGAGGCCGTTGTGGCTCCAGGAAATCCCGTCTGGCTCCCACGTCACTCCCTCACACCATCCCggcgccctcctcctcctcccccaacTCGCTGCTCCCACTCTtcattttttggggttttttcttaaatttttttttttaatttctggggTGGGATTTTTCACCCCGACTCTACGGGAAACTCGGAGCAGCCGCAAATCTTCCCAGCGGGAATATCCCGGCAGCTCTGCGGCTCCTCGGGAGCACCTGCAGGGCTCTCCCTCCATCCCGCCgtggccgggccgggcggggatGGAGCTGCAGATGGCTCCGGGGCCGGGCTGGAAATTTTTCCATGACTTTTCCTGGCACCTTGCGACTCCCGGTGGGTTGTGCGGGCCAGGCGCGACCTTGCCGGGGGAATACGGGCGATATAAGTAA